The Bacteroidota bacterium genome includes the window CGAGTGCGCGTGCTGGCCTCGCCGCCTCGCAAGCGGAGCCCAGCACCTTCGCCCTCGGAGACAGCTACCCGAACCCGTTCACCTCTTCGACCCGCATCGACTTCTCGCTCGCCGAGGACCGCGCAGTCACGCTGTCGGTGTTCGACCTTATGGGCCGCGAGGTCGCTCGCCTCGTGGACGGCTACCGCACAGCAGGGACCCACTCGGTAACGTGGGACGCCCTCGACGCGCAGGGTCGCTCGGTCGCAGCCGGCGTGTACGTCTACCAGCTCCGGGCTGGCGACTACACCGAGTCGAAGCGCCTCGTGGTGCTTAGTGTCGACTAATCGGAACGGAATCGTCGCGCATCGCGCACGGATCTTCAGCCGGGCTCGCCACTATGGCGAGTCCGGCTTTTCTGTTGCGGCCTGGGTAGTCACCCGTCTGCAGTCTCCGTCACCTACCGCTGTGCCCGCCATGGAACCCTGTGTCGTGCTTGTCTCCGCTGAAGCCCTTCGCCCGCTGCGCCACCTCGTGCTGCGCGCCGGACAGCCCTTCGAAACGACGCGCTACGTGGAGGATGACGCACCCGGAGTTGCACACGTCGCTGTGTACGTGGACGAGGCCTCCATGCCAGGCGGCATCGCCAGTATCGCATCAGGCTTTCCCGAGCGAGTGCGCGCCCTACCTGATGGCACGGTCCCCACTGCCATTCCCGAGGCCGATCGCGCTTCGGCCTACCGCTTGCGCGGCATGGCGACGCACCCCGACTTTCGAGGCCACGGCTTAGGCCGCCTCGCCTTCGAGGCCATCCTCCAGCACGCCGCCGAGGCAGGCGCTGCCGTCCTTTGGTTCAACGCCCGCACCGGCGCGCAGGCTTTCTACGAGCGCCTCGGCTGCCACGTCGCGAGCCCGGTCTTCGACATCGAAGGCATTGGCCCGCACGTGGTGATGTGGTGCGACACGAGAGGTATGGATGTGTGAACGTGGCAGCCGGCCTACCCTCGTTCACCTGCCCATACGTTCACACCTTCACACCTTCACACCCAAAGGCTACGCTTCTTCCAGCTCGCCGCGCTCGGCCATAAGGGTGTCCTGCACATGGCGTGGCATCGCCTCATAGTGGCTCGGGCGGGCGACGTGGAGGCCGCGGCCCTGCGTCATCGAGCGGAGCGAGGTCGAGTAGCGGTAGAGCTCGGCCTGA containing:
- a CDS encoding GNAT family N-acetyltransferase — its product is MEPCVVLVSAEALRPLRHLVLRAGQPFETTRYVEDDAPGVAHVAVYVDEASMPGGIASIASGFPERVRALPDGTVPTAIPEADRASAYRLRGMATHPDFRGHGLGRLAFEAILQHAAEAGAAVLWFNARTGAQAFYERLGCHVASPVFDIEGIGPHVVMWCDTRGMDV